In Nitrospinota bacterium, one genomic interval encodes:
- a CDS encoding cytochrome c: MIEKIVVAILVVNILGFIVLWTRNQNLLYAIFAASLLALFGLTVAKEYAAEWRHYQHEYIEMAIEREKNPETAETLKRTPLKILQVWNNELGITDRCVSCHLGYDNPAFKDAPEPFRYHAAAREHDFNKIGCTICHQGQGHATEKTEAHAHHISHWDFPMLPNNMVQASCPQCHEELFRPGYRLKGAEMITASRDLTEGVNELGVKCTSCHTIRGVGEVLGPDLTEFGDKTGHEFDGTHVMKYVEGEKDKYNWTLQHFKDPAKITPNDPELKLEETVMPNYGLTDEQAHALTVYVFSFRTPKLPAKYLYHNSQQYMKKGGETASFIGDYERQFPNINSLPGGQRLFIKSKCWFCHTIEGKGGKIGPDLTKVGNRYDKDKMLEFWNNPSKMAKHSLGVKFNLDESQMEQIADFLLTLK, from the coding sequence ATGATTGAAAAGATTGTCGTAGCGATACTCGTTGTAAACATCCTCGGCTTCATCGTCCTCTGGACGCGGAACCAGAATCTGCTCTATGCCATCTTCGCCGCATCGCTGCTTGCGCTGTTCGGCCTGACCGTAGCGAAGGAATACGCCGCCGAATGGCGCCACTACCAGCACGAGTACATCGAAATGGCCATTGAACGGGAAAAGAACCCCGAAACCGCCGAAACGCTGAAACGCACACCCCTCAAAATTCTCCAGGTATGGAACAACGAGCTGGGCATAACCGACCGCTGCGTCTCCTGCCACCTGGGGTACGACAATCCGGCGTTTAAAGACGCCCCGGAACCGTTCCGCTACCACGCGGCGGCCCGCGAACACGACTTTAACAAAATCGGCTGCACCATCTGCCACCAGGGACAGGGACACGCCACCGAAAAAACCGAAGCGCACGCCCACCACATTTCTCACTGGGATTTCCCGATGTTGCCGAACAACATGGTGCAAGCCTCCTGCCCGCAGTGCCACGAGGAACTGTTCCGGCCCGGATACCGCCTGAAAGGGGCCGAGATGATCACCGCCTCGCGCGACCTCACCGAGGGCGTAAACGAACTTGGCGTCAAATGCACCTCCTGCCATACGATCCGCGGCGTGGGCGAAGTGCTTGGACCCGATCTCACCGAGTTTGGCGACAAGACCGGCCACGAATTTGACGGAACCCATGTGATGAAGTACGTGGAAGGGGAAAAGGACAAATACAACTGGACCTTGCAGCACTTCAAGGATCCGGCCAAGATCACCCCGAACGACCCGGAGCTTAAGCTGGAAGAAACCGTGATGCCGAACTACGGTTTAACCGATGAACAGGCGCACGCCCTCACGGTCTACGTTTTCAGCTTCCGCACGCCGAAGCTGCCGGCCAAGTACCTCTACCACAACAGCCAGCAATACATGAAGAAGGGGGGCGAAACGGCTTCCTTCATCGGCGACTACGAACGGCAGTTCCCGAATATCAATTCCCTGCCGGGCGGCCAGCGGCTCTTTATCAAGTCGAAATGCTGGTTCTGCCATACCATCGAAGGCAAGGGGGGCAAGATCGGACCCGACCTCACCAAGGTGGGCAACCGGTATGACAAGGATAAAATGCTGGAGTTCTGGAACAATCCGTCGAAGATGGCCAAGCACTCCCTTGGGGTCAAGTTCAACCTTGATGAAAGCCAGATGGAGCAGATAGCCGACTTCCTGTTGACGCTGAAATAA
- a CDS encoding cytochrome b N-terminal domain-containing protein, translating into MSEHQSQRKTPAQKTLDLISAILTDNPIYKSIFRTGYPSTLLKRMAVMRSSFYMHIFPTKVGEHGLRLRYSWCMGGITFFLFLLLTLTGVLLMFYYVPEEHRAFNDMKDLRFMVPFGVILRNMHRWAAHGMVLAVMLHMMRVFYTGSYKAPRQFNWVVGVLLLLFTLLLSFTGYLLPWDQLGFWAVTVGTNMASASPLVGYEGPFHELLGVQVDNDIRFAIIGGTRIGPNALVRAYVWHCVGIPLVATLLMVFHFWRIRKDGFSGPL; encoded by the coding sequence ATGTCAGAACATCAAAGCCAGCGCAAAACTCCGGCGCAAAAAACGCTCGATCTCATCTCCGCCATTTTGACCGACAACCCGATTTACAAGTCAATCTTCCGCACCGGCTACCCGAGCACACTGCTCAAGCGCATGGCCGTCATGCGATCCAGCTTTTATATGCACATTTTCCCCACCAAGGTTGGCGAGCATGGCCTCCGCCTGCGCTACTCCTGGTGCATGGGGGGTATCACCTTTTTCCTGTTCCTGCTCCTGACGCTCACCGGCGTCCTGCTGATGTTCTACTATGTGCCGGAGGAGCACCGCGCCTTTAACGACATGAAAGATTTGCGTTTCATGGTGCCATTCGGCGTCATCCTGCGTAATATGCACCGCTGGGCGGCGCACGGGATGGTGCTGGCCGTGATGCTGCACATGATGCGCGTTTTCTACACCGGCTCTTACAAGGCCCCCCGCCAGTTCAACTGGGTGGTGGGCGTTCTCCTGTTGCTGTTCACCCTGCTGCTTTCGTTCACCGGCTACTTGCTGCCGTGGGACCAGCTGGGGTTCTGGGCCGTGACCGTGGGCACCAACATGGCCTCCGCCTCGCCGCTGGTTGGATATGAAGGCCCCTTCCACGAACTGCTCGGCGTGCAAGTTGATAATGATATCCGGTTCGCCATTATCGGCGGCACCCGCATCGGGCCGAACGCGCTGGTGCGCGCCTATGTGTGGCATTGCGTTGGCATCCCGCTGGTGGCGACCTTGCTGATGGTGTTCCATTTCTGGCGAATCCGCAAAGACGGATTCTCGGGTCCTTTGTGA
- a CDS encoding ubiquinol-cytochrome c reductase iron-sulfur subunit — MADEDLSRRRFFNLVGWGSMLALFGGVGAATAKFFYPGVLYEPRSTFNAGKPEEYVAPSGNEKVVVDERWKKNQRVWILRNDKGMYGLVGVCTHLGCTPNWFPSEGLFKCPCHGSIFNVEGEPIGGPAPEPLYRPKISLAPDGSMIVTTGLLGIRRPNLQAVKKYADIYFHDDEKAYITKPPYFLPLKA, encoded by the coding sequence ATGGCTGACGAAGATTTGTCGCGCAGGCGATTTTTCAATTTGGTCGGATGGGGATCCATGCTTGCCTTGTTTGGCGGGGTGGGCGCCGCTACGGCCAAGTTTTTCTACCCGGGCGTTCTGTACGAACCCCGCTCCACCTTCAACGCCGGCAAGCCGGAAGAGTATGTAGCCCCCTCCGGCAACGAAAAGGTGGTGGTTGACGAGCGCTGGAAAAAGAACCAGCGCGTCTGGATACTCCGCAACGATAAAGGCATGTACGGTCTGGTCGGCGTCTGCACCCATTTGGGCTGCACGCCGAACTGGTTTCCCAGCGAAGGGTTGTTCAAGTGTCCCTGTCACGGCTCCATTTTTAACGTGGAGGGCGAACCGATCGGCGGTCCGGCCCCCGAACCGCTCTACCGCCCCAAAATTTCGTTGGCGCCGGACGGCTCCATGATCGTCACCACCGGTCTTTTGGGCATCCGCCGCCCCAACCTGCAAGCAGTGAAGAAATATGCCGATATTTACTTCCATGACGATGAAAAAGCGTACATCACCAAACCACCGTACTTCCTTCCGTTGAAAGCATAA
- a CDS encoding FAD-dependent oxidoreductase yields MASETKRAYDFLYDQRSYQGVPCQTNCPVHTDVEGYISLIREGDFEAAHRLIRETNPFPAVCGRICQHWCERGCNRRMIDQSLSIMSLKRSATDYSKDTFKLPEQRYNTLERVAIIGAGPAGLTAAHDLAKLGYRPTVFEMFPHPGGMMRYGIPAYRLPREVIDFEVEYIKRLGVEIRYNTAVGRDIHFHEMQAEFKAILIAAGAHKAVHLKVPGETLKGVYHGCTFMQLVNLGKSLPPMSGKTVAVIGGGFTAMDVSRSSIRLGAKKVYIVYRRTRAEIPVNEKEITEAEDEGVEFRYMEAPLEIVSNDGVNVSGIKLIKSEMGEPDSSGRRKPVPVPGSEFILECDYVMPAVSQSPDMSFISQKSGLRLTSWGTLDVNQRFETNLPGIFATGDYITGTRDVINVVADGHRTAISIDSYLRGTRGEYSRSEDLRLKEDQTPVKLAAYDNIARHHAENIPLNLRLNTFEEVERTLTKEEAMLEAARCFQCSHTWRYNSDTCILCNNCVDVCPQKCLGMAELTELEFSRLFNENISLKEQGITGIEIDRDLCIRCTFCAQVCPTDSIDFTTYEKPEVRVQSTIGSFKTEVKGKK; encoded by the coding sequence ATGGCTTCGGAAACCAAGCGCGCATACGATTTTCTGTATGACCAGCGCTCCTACCAAGGGGTGCCGTGCCAGACCAACTGCCCGGTGCATACCGATGTCGAGGGCTACATAAGTCTAATCCGCGAAGGCGATTTCGAGGCCGCGCACCGCCTGATCCGGGAAACCAATCCTTTTCCCGCCGTGTGCGGCCGCATCTGCCAGCACTGGTGCGAGCGGGGCTGCAACCGCCGCATGATAGACCAGTCGCTTTCCATCATGTCGCTGAAACGGTCCGCCACCGACTACTCCAAAGACACGTTCAAGCTGCCGGAACAGCGTTACAACACGCTGGAGCGGGTGGCGATCATCGGCGCGGGTCCGGCCGGCCTCACCGCCGCGCACGATCTGGCGAAGCTGGGCTACCGCCCCACCGTATTCGAAATGTTCCCGCATCCGGGCGGCATGATGCGTTACGGCATCCCGGCCTACCGGCTGCCGCGCGAGGTGATCGATTTCGAGGTGGAATACATCAAGCGGCTCGGCGTGGAAATCCGCTACAACACGGCGGTGGGGCGCGATATCCACTTCCACGAGATGCAGGCGGAATTCAAGGCGATCCTTATCGCCGCGGGCGCGCACAAGGCCGTACACCTGAAAGTGCCGGGCGAAACCCTGAAAGGGGTCTACCACGGTTGCACCTTCATGCAGTTGGTGAATCTGGGCAAATCGCTCCCGCCAATGTCCGGCAAGACCGTCGCGGTCATCGGCGGCGGCTTCACCGCGATGGACGTTTCCCGCTCCAGCATCCGCCTCGGCGCGAAAAAAGTGTATATCGTCTACCGCCGCACCCGCGCGGAAATCCCGGTTAACGAAAAGGAAATTACAGAGGCCGAGGACGAAGGGGTGGAATTCCGCTACATGGAGGCTCCGCTGGAGATCGTCTCCAACGACGGCGTCAACGTCAGCGGCATCAAGCTGATCAAGTCCGAGATGGGCGAGCCGGACTCCTCCGGACGCCGCAAGCCGGTGCCGGTGCCGGGTTCCGAATTCATCCTCGAATGCGACTATGTCATGCCGGCCGTTTCCCAATCGCCGGACATGTCGTTCATCTCCCAAAAATCCGGCCTGCGCCTCACCAGTTGGGGAACGCTGGACGTGAACCAGCGGTTTGAGACCAACCTGCCGGGAATCTTCGCCACCGGCGACTACATCACCGGCACGCGCGACGTGATTAACGTCGTGGCGGACGGCCATCGCACGGCGATCAGCATCGATTCCTACCTGCGCGGCACCCGCGGCGAATACAGCCGCTCGGAAGACCTCCGCCTCAAGGAGGACCAGACGCCGGTGAAACTGGCCGCTTACGACAATATTGCCCGCCACCACGCCGAAAATATCCCGCTGAACCTGCGCCTCAACACCTTTGAAGAGGTGGAGCGCACCTTGACGAAGGAAGAAGCGATGCTGGAAGCCGCCCGCTGCTTCCAGTGCAGCCACACCTGGCGCTACAACTCCGACACCTGCATCCTGTGCAACAACTGCGTGGACGTGTGCCCGCAAAAGTGCCTCGGCATGGCGGAGCTGACCGAACTGGAATTCAGCCGGCTTTTCAACGAGAACATCAGCCTGAAAGAGCAAGGCATCACCGGCATCGAGATCGACCGCGACCTGTGCATCCGCTGCACCTTCTGCGCGCAGGTCTGTCCGACCGACTCCATAGACTTCACCACCTATGAAAAGCCGGAAGTCCGCGTGCAAAGCACAATCGGATCGTTCAAAACCGAGGTTAAGGGGAAGAAGTAA